A segment of the Manis javanica isolate MJ-LG chromosome 17, MJ_LKY, whole genome shotgun sequence genome:
GCTGgcatacaaaaatgaaatgaggtagcattaaaaaaataactctaagggaaagagaaaaaggctggGACAAAACATGAGGTTGGGAATAAGGCTGAAAATGTCCGTTGGCCTCTGGTGAGTGGCTGATGTATGTGGGTACCAGGCAGGGGCTCAGGGCGTTCGGTAGGCAGGTTGGGGGTAGGAATGTGCAGGGGATAGGGAGAGCAAGATTTTGGCTGTTGAAGCAGGCCCAGGAGAACGTGGTGTCACACCCAGGGTTGGTGTGCAGGGTATAAGGGGAGGAGTCCAAGCCAGGGCACGTAGAGCTATGACTCAGGGGGCGTAAGGCAGGTTACAGTCCAAAGACGAGGCAAACATTCTGGCCGCTACAGGACCAGGAACCTAGGCGGATAGGTGTGAGGTACTGATGACAGCCCAAAGGCTTAGCAGTAAGCCAGTGTCCAGCTGCCGCTGGAGTGCTGGCTGCTGTGGGCCAGCTGGGAGTGCAGCTCAGCCTTGCACCTTAGCATGACAGAGCCTGAAGGCAGGATGGAACAGGGAAGTTCCAGAGCTCTGAAGTCCTGATGAAAGGCATGCCTgacagtgggagggagggagctcaGGGTGGGAGTGGCAGCTGGCCTGGCCTCCCTAGGCCAAGGAGTGTTGATGTGGCTTGGAGAGGTTAGGGCTACTCGGATCCTGGATCCTATTGCTGTTGCTGCCACCCGAGGGTGTCATCATTGCCGCATGACCCTCCACCGATTGGACTGAGGCTCCGCCTGGTTCCTAATGGAACAGCTGAAGAAACAGCAGCTTCCAAGGGGGCTCTTGTGGCTGCAGGGTGGCAGGAAGGGAAATCGCAACCAAGCTgggcctccttccttcccctcacaATCGCCACTGTCTGTGGTTTCTGACCCAGCCCACAATGGGGCATATGGGTGCCCTGGCCTGTATGCAGGCTTTCCTGTGATCCCAGTGTCCACCTACAGACCCATGTCTTCAGATGGGGACTGGCTTTAGCCACTGTTTAGGATGAggggaaaggaaggtaaaaccTCTGGgacacctactaagtgccaggctcGGTTCAGGCTGCTTTGTTGTATTCCCTCCCTCGTTGTTCCTGACCCCATAGTGGGCTGTGTATTACAATCTCCAATCTCCTGAAGCGATTGTAGCTGCAAGACTTGGTCAAAGCCATACATTTAATGAGTGATAGACCTGGAAGTTATCTTTTTTGGAAGTGGTGATATGAGAATGAGGACACCCTTACTTCCCTGTTGCCTTTCAGTGGAGGATCTCACGACCACATCCACGAGTATGTGGACATAGAGGATTTTCGACAAGCCACAGCAGCCTCTTCAGTGATGGTGGCCCGAGGGGCAATGTGGAACCCGTCCATCTTCCTCAAGGAGGGTCTACGGCCCCTGGAGGAGGTCATGCAGAAGTACATCCAATACGTACGTCTGTGTGCTTTTTCAAAATAAACCTTTCTCACTTTCTGCTACATTCCTACAGAAGGCACTTTGGGtaagccccagcccccagcagtcCTAttgttcctctccttttctttttcattcttataaTGTAGTATCAGGTTTCCTGACTGCCCTGTGAAGAGGAGTGCTGGGGAGGCACCCCTTTAACATCACCTCCTGCTAAAGCTTCCAAAGTGTGGGGGTCATAGCAAGGACCTCTCCATTCAGGATGAAGTTGTGGCCCCAAACACATggtatctttctttctctttctctcttaccaACACTCCCTTCCCCCCTCATTCCCCCTACTCATGCACAAGGACAATGGGGCCTGGCACTGGAGACCCCTATGCCAGTGGGTTGGTGCCAGAGCAGCCACGCCAGGAGTAGCTGCTGTCGAGGACAGATGGTCTCCAGAGACATCTCACCTGGTCACCAGTCAAAGTCAGTTCTGAAATCTTCTCTTGCAGCTCTCAGAATGCTTTAAACCTTTGACTTAGAGAACAGCCGAACTTTAACCCTCTCCTTAGGGAGTAGTTTTTTCTTCTCAGTGGGAGCTTGATGGTAGTGCAGGGCTTTTCCCCATAAAGGAATTATTTGACAAGTTCACCTGCCCTGTCCCTCTGGCACAAGCCTGCAACTCTGTGGGACTCTTATGATAAGCCATGCGTATCAATAGGGAGAAATGATGAGTGGTCCTCAAATTGTCAGTGAGTTGGGCCTAAGCACAGAGTACAGCCCTCACCAGAGCAGGCTCCGTCCTCTTCTTCAGTTCTGGGGCTCACACCCTCTGGGAAGATCAGGAGCTTCTCAGATCCTCAGGCTTCCTGTGCCCTCTTGAAACCATGGCCATAGCCTGAAACTATGAAACCACAACCTTCTCAGATCCTCAGGCTTCCTGTGCCCTCTTGAAACCATGGCCATAGCCTGAAACTAtgaaaccacaacctgggcagtTGCGGCTGCCATGGCGTGTGGGTGTCCCCAGGGCTGTACGAGCTGGGAGTGATAGGAGGCCCTGAGGCCCCTGTCCAGAGCTGGGCAGCCTCTGTCCTACATCCTTCCCTGCTCAAGGCTGCAGCACTCATCCTCTTGGTTCTGGGGATCCTGTCCGGCAGGTTGGTGACAATCAGGTTGTCCAGGGGCCTGGGTCAGCCAAAGGCAAGGGGGGCACGCCTCAGCCCAGGTCATGTCTGGCTCTTCTGGCCGGCTGGCAAGTCTGTGGCAGAGAAGACACGCTCAGTAGTGCTGAGCTTGCTCACTGGGTGAAAGGTGCTATTATCATTCCTGCTCAGCCTGCCCCTTGGCAGCTCCTCAAGAGGGTGTGTTGTCCCGGAGAAAGGGAGCGGCTTTCAAGCTTAGGCAGGGCTGCTTCTGGTCCAGCCGGGTGCCTTCTGTCCCAAACAAGCTGGATCAGGGCCTTGCCGCTGGCTGGGGCTTGCCCACGTATCCCTGCTTGGTCCTGAGTGTGCCCTGGCACCTTTCCAAGCTCTGAAGATGAGGCCTAAGTGGAGATATTAGCAGAGTGTAGGGGGCAAGTGGTGGGAGGGGTTTCTGGAGGGCTGGGCCACCCTTTACCCACTGCTCTCCTGCTTGCCCCTGCCAGGCAGGCTTCTACTGGACACCACCCTGGGCAGTCACCTGCCTCCCTGAGCCTGTATTTCAGCCTGTGGAGTGGTGGTAACAGCTGCATCTCATGCTTATAAAGCTGAGTGTAGTGACAGGTAACGTGTGTGAACAAGCTTGGTAGATGAAGCTGTGCTTTATCCACGTTGGGGGAAATCGGAGGCAGGTCATTTAAGATGCGGGAAGAGAAGGTACCCACTGTTGTTATTGGAGTAGAAAAGTCTCACACCTGTCCTGGGGCTAGTCCTGCCATACCAGAATTGTGGCTTGTTCCCTCTACCCACCCTGGAAGATGCTTGGTGGCAGGTCCTCTGTGGTGGCAGCCTGCGGTGGCTGAAGCAGGAGGAGCTGCCTACACCTCTGGACCTCAGTCAGGCTGGCCTGTAGAGTATGCTCCTGACTGGCAGCCTTGGCCATGACCCTCAAGCTTTGTACCACTAACCTGGGAAGCCAATGGCCAGGATGGAGGGGGTCTTCTTATGGGGTCACGGTGCCTCACCTGCAAGCACACCTCTGCTGCCCCCTTGGAGCCCCTTTCTCTGCCACCAGAGTACAGCTCAGGCAGCAGATGGGCTCATGCGGGTTCTTCCTCAGGCTGTGAAGTACGACAACCACTACACCAACACCAAGTACTGCTTGTGCCAGATGCTCCGAGAACAGCTGGAGTCGTCCCAGGGAAGGTTGCTCCATGCTGCCCAGTCTTCCCGGGAAATTTGGTGAGAGCAGCAATAGCTGTCCATCTGTCCTTGTGGACGCTGGCCAGGCCTGACCCTGAGCCCTAAGCTGAATCTACCAGGGGACCAGGGACACAGCTTCTGGAGGCGGGTGTGCAGGAGTGGGATGGTGGTACCGCTCCACTTCTCAGAAGGGGATACTTACAAAGCTTTGGAACTTCCCATCCCTGGACTGATTTCTTAAGCAACAGAGTTTTGGGAACAGGGCACTAGTAGGACGGAGGAATGTGAGGGCTGGGCTTGGGAATTCTTGGGGAGGAAGGGGCTTTCTTGGTGACAGATGTGTCACATGTTGGACGCTAAGACCCAATGGTCAGGAGAGTTGTAGTTGTAGAATGGAGCTCCTGGCCTGAGCCTGCGCCCAGACCCCATCACTCTACAGTCTGGGAGGCCACCCTTTGGTCCTCTAGATCTGGTATAGCTCCAACTCTGGCATTGATTTTCGGCCCAGTGCCTGCGCCTATAGCTCACCACCTACCTGTGCTTGTGCTGGGTCTTCTGCCTGAATGCCCTTGACCCCTCATGTTGCCTGTCTAGGTCCTCCTTCCTCAGCCTTTCTGAACCACTGACCGCCCCAGGCGTCCATTTTTGTGAAGGCCCTTTAGCCGTCAAGATGCTCCCTAGAAGGGAAAAGCCTTGTCAGAacccttctccccaccctggGCTTGTGGTGTCAGTTCTGTCCCTGTCGTACAGAGCCTAACCAGGTTGACGCAGGTGTCTTGTAAGCTGAAGAGAAAGAGTATAACTCCGTAGCCCTGGGTGATACCTCAGTTAAGGCGAGGCCTAACTGCTTGTGGCTGGGAGAGGAAGTGGGGAACCATTCAGTGGTCAGGCCTTGTCTCTTCCTTGCATGGGCCCACATGAGGATGAAGCTATGCGTATACCCCAGGCGCTAGATTAATGTAGGTCAACTTACTGACTGCTAGCTGGGGACACCTGCCTGTAGGCTCAGGTGGTAGGAACCGTTAGAACCTTTTCCACCCAGCCCAGTCCTGCCCTGCAGTGTCCAACCTCAGAGGCTCACGTTCATTCTCCATCTCCCAGCCCAGGCTGATagcaggggtgggtgggaagcaaCTTCTGATGGCCAGGTCCCAACGGTGTTTTGGTGTATGTTGGTGGGAAGCATTTTTCAGTGGTGGGGCTCTGGTTTCTTGCAGCAGTTCCCTGCATGCTGGCTCCACTAAGGGGCCTGCCCTGCTCTGCTTGTCCCTCCATAGTGAGGCTTTTGGCCTTGGTACCTTCTATGAGGACACCACACGAGAGCTGGATGCCCGGCAGGCTGAGCTGTTGGCCAAGACCCCAGAGGAGCCAGGGGAACCAGCTGAAGACACCTATGGTGTCATTCAGATGGCTGTCAAGTTTGACCGGTAGGTCTCCAGCTTGGCCTCAGCTTGGAGAAGGGCCAGTTCCTTTTGGGTCTGACTAGGCCAGTAAGCTGGCTTTTCTGTACATGGTTAATGCCAAGGTTAGAGACCACAAATTTCCTTGGTTTGGACACTTGTTCTAAATTGTCAGCATCTCAGAGAAGTCACTTTGGGGAAGACAGTCCCTAAAAGCCCAAGTAGCACTGTCAGGGTGTTATTGTTGTCCCAAGGTGATTGAACCCCACCTTTCCCTGACCCATCCCTACCACAACTCAGGATGGGGGGGTGTGTCTCCCTCTGTTCCTGTGAGTCTGTGTTTTTACCCTGGCCCTGAGGAATTAGCTGCCTACCAGGAGCTCCCCAGTAGCAGTGGGACCCTAGCCCTCATCTGGCTGTGCAACCCTGGCCCACACCCACTACCTCTCTCCAGCCCTGTGATGCCCCCTCTAGGCAGAAGCAACCTCTGGCTGATTATTGCCTCAGACTGTGACTCAGCTTCAAACAAGGCCCTCATGACTGTCCTCTGCTGTCTGGGATCTGAGCCTCTCTCAGGTCCCCAGGCCCAGACCAGGAGTCAGTCTTGTCTGGCAAGCGCTTGGGAGGAGGGTTATGGGTACAGCTGTTGGGCAGTCATATCTCATGAGAGCTTCTGGTGGGAAGTTGGAACACGGCACCTCTCACCCTGTCACCCTGTCACAGATTAACTCAGAAACCAGAGTCCACTGTGTCCAGGGCAGCAGCAGATCATCCTGACACTTAATAATAGACATAATCAGGGTGGGCACTGAGACCTTATATGGTTGCCTGTATTCTGCACCCTGTCCACTCCCCCTAAATCTTGTCTTGAGAGGCAAACTGGACCTTTCTTCTTAGTTCTTGAAGGTGTTTTACAGGCTGGCGCTCAGAGTGCTGGGAGTTCATTTCCCAGCCTAATTCCCCAAGTATGCTGAAGCCTGTCTTCCCTTTGGGTAGAACCCAGGCCCCAAGCCCCTGGTGGGACAGAAATGGGAGCTCAGAGGAATAAGTACAGGAGTTTTGAGGCAAGTAGTCTGATGCCTCAGTTTCTGCAGTCCCTATCAGGGGGTTGAAGTGGtgatgctgggggtgggggagccctgacaccttcccttcctttccccaggaGAGCATATTCCCCCCAGATCACCCCCAAGGTGTGCCTGCTGGAGTGGTGCCGGAGGGAGAAGTTGGCACAGCCTGTGTATGAAACGGTGAGTTCCTGGCTGTGGCCTGCCCTGCATCTAGCCCTACAGTGTTCCCACGCTGGTGCTGTCACCCCAGCACACCCCAAGCTCATACCATGAACTCCAGGATGCTTGGCTTGGAGCCCGGCTTTGCTTCTGTGGGCTTGCAGTTGTTGCTGGTGGCCAGGCCAGTTGCCTCTTCCCTTTGACAGTGGTACTGTTGTCTAATTCTGGCCACTTTATAAAAGTGAACTTGAGACTTAAGTGAGGGCCCACTTGTGCCAGCCTGTCAGTGGTGTTTGTTAGGCAGGAGAGAGTTCTCTGGGAAGGGCTAACTGGCTTAGGAAGGATGCTTACACCTCAAAGTTAGACAGGTTTTAGGACCAGGCCTCAGCCAAAGGGCCATTGAATTGGACCCCAGACCTGGTACCCTTTGGTGGAAAGTTTGAGACAGTCTTGCTTCGCCTTTCTGGGTCTCCACAGCTGGGTACTGTTTAGACTGCTCTCTTCTGGATTGGCCTTCTGACTTCCAAACTTGTACCTCTGGGCCTTGTGTCACTTTCTGCCAGAGTGATTTTTCCAAAACGAATCTGACCTCTACTCCCTCATCAGCTCCTGAGTGCCTTTGGGATCAAGCCCTAGTGCCTCAGCACAGAGCACAAGACCCTAACATATGCCTTTCTTCTTCAGGTCTCATCCACTCAGCTCTCCACCCAGGCACATCCCCTGGTTCCTCTGCCACATGTACCTTCTTTGCCCCACCCTTAACCCCTCTTACTCCTTTGCCATCTGATGAACTCCTCATTTGGGGAAACCTGGCCCATTCAGATGTCACTCAGAGGAAGCTCCACAGTCACATGCAGCTGAGGGTTCTGATGGCCCTTTGCTTAGGTCCATGACAGAACTCCTGACATGCTGGAATGTCATTGTCTGTTTGTAAATCTACCTTTCTTCTCTGGAAGATACACCAGGTACTTCCACTGGGGAGGATCATGTAATATAGGTAGTCTTCATTTGACTTAGGTGGGAAGTACTTCCCTTTATCTGCCTTACACATGATGACACTGGCAGAGGATCCTCCAGGGCTTGGTCCTCTTGCCCTAATGCAGCCATCCTCATTTCCTGTTCTCTGCACCAGGTTCAGCGCCCCCTGGATCGTCTCTTCTGTTCTGTTGTCACTGTTGCTGACCAAAAGTACCAGTCCACCTTGTGGTGAGTTTCCTCGTCAGTGGCATGAGGCTTGGGATGAGAGACTTGAAGCCATTGTTGGCCTCGGAGGGCTAGCGAGATGGTGTATGTGGGCGGTGGCAGCCCAGGGGGATGACCTCTTCCTCAGTTCTGTCAGATTCTCTGCCTGGGCTATGTAGCATCAGGCCTCCAAGACTCTAGTCTTGCAACCGGCCTGCCTGCCTACCTGCCTTATCACCCTATGCCTCGTCTGCGCAGGGCCAAGTCCAAGAAGCTGGCGGAGCAGGCTGCGGCCATCGTCTGTCTACGGAGCCAGGGCCTCCCTGAGGGTCGGCTGGGTGAGGAGAGCCCCTCCTTGCACAAGCGCAAGCGGGAGGCCCCTGGCCAAGACCCTGGGGAGTCCAGAACTCAGGAGGCAGCAGTGCCTGGGGAGCTGTGCAAGAAGCCCTTTGTGGCCTTGGGAAGTGGTGAAAAGAGCCCTCTGGAAGGCTGGTGACTCTTGTGCCTACCCTGGTCACCTCCTTCAGGGGCCTGGCCCTAGGATGGCTGTGGGTGCAGAGCATGGACCAGATGCCGTCGGACGGTTTGACGCCTCCTGGCAGGAGTTAAGAGGTCATGGCCTGGAGCATGGGTCAAAGGGTGTTTAGCACATCCATCTCCAATGGTGGGTCTGAGTAGCAGGGCCAAGTTCGCAGTGACCTTAGTATTTTCTTTGGAAGCAGGAGCTTTTCAGGTGGCACCTCCCAATCTGACATTGGTACAGTGCAATAAAGACACCCCTCATCGTTACCCACAGCTGGCTGCTGCAGCCTTGGCACCTTCACCCACAGACTCATGTCTTGGCATAATACTTCTCTTCCCACCCTCTGTGCAGAGCTGGAACTTCTTAAAGCATATGCGCTACCCATCCTTATGTGTCTGGGTGGAGATGGGGGACAGAGTATCACCTTTAATGCTTGCTGGACTTTGGCTGAACCAGCAAGGCCCAAAAAGCCCATTCTATTGATGGTAATCCTGAGGCAGTGGTCATCGGTTGACTTTCCTGATGAGAGGTGGCATGGAATCTGGGAGGATAATTAGCAAATCTGGTGTCCCAGTAAGGGATAGCTCTGGTGAGTTGGGGGGTCCTGGATCTGATTCCTGGGTAGCGAGAGCTCAGACCTGATGAGGTAAACTGCTCTGGGCAGGGGTCACTGGTGACACAGGCTGCTGATGGCAGCAATTTGGGGCCCTTGCAGTTGCCTGCCCACGCCACTGCCCACATCCCCCATCCACCCCCACCATTCCGCTTGGGCCGGAAGTGGCAGATTCTGATTTCCTCCTGGTAGTGAGAAGCATACCAACGGCT
Coding sequences within it:
- the DUS2 gene encoding tRNA-dihydrouridine(20) synthase [NAD(P)+]-like, which codes for MIVDSLSLCYRNKLILAPMVRVGTLPMRLLALDYGADIVYCEELIDLKMLQCKRVVNEVLSTVDFVAPDDRVVFRTCEREQRRVVFQMGTSDEARALAVAKLVENDVAGIDVNMGCPKEYSTKGGMGAALLSDPDKIEKILSTLVKGTRRPVTCKIRILPSMEDTLSLVKRIERTGIAAIAVHGRKREERPQHPVSCEAIKAIAETLSIPVIANGGSHDHIHEYVDIEDFRQATAASSVMVARGAMWNPSIFLKEGLRPLEEVMQKYIQYAVKYDNHYTNTKYCLCQMLREQLESSQGRLLHAAQSSREICEAFGLGTFYEDTTRELDARQAELLAKTPEEPGEPAEDTYGVIQMAVKFDRRAYSPQITPKVCLLEWCRREKLAQPVYETVQRPLDRLFCSVVTVADQKYQSTLWAKSKKLAEQAAAIVCLRSQGLPEGRLGEESPSLHKRKREAPGQDPGESRTQEAAVPGELCKKPFVALGSGEKSPLEGW